The following coding sequences are from one Flavobacteriales bacterium window:
- the porU gene encoding type IX secretion system sortase PorU — protein MIQPTIKRVLLSRISLLVILGLGIIAQNAWSQTFRRSLDWQTPQQWSGSEEINEFFLYFSGAVFSEATRLPVYQEVLPVKGDGIAEIKLTNEEYVPLSAEEIKLLPKDGQLPETPTPVTQMARSRKEQVAILTINPFRIDKETGKWTKLVRFEFNMNMLPASQRKSTAKKNYASQSVLASGQWYKVGVKASGVCKLSYNDLVTLGLSPDNIDPRNLRVYGNGGRMLPHANAAFRYDDLVENAIEVVGESDGKFDTGDYILFYALAPDGWNFDDAKQTFTHEVHGFDYSAYYYITASNGPGKRVQNMLPPVSAPTHVVTSFDDHQFHELDEVNLIKSGREWYGEVFDIITSWSFGFNFPNIDNSSDVEVIANVAARSINVNSTYDMNVSGQSTSIVVPSVSGVYYNEYVGLATRSFSMTPNSDQISVDLTYNKPGASASGWLNFIEVHARRYLQMVGNQMHFQDVASIGTGNVATYQVTNATPALKVWKVTDPLQPEEVGGILNGSTWTADCNADSLERFVAFNGGSFVQPTLVGAVLNQDLHGLAATGTYDMLIVSAPQFLGEAQRLADYHQSFDNISSLIVTPQQIYNEFSSGTRDITAIRDYVKMFYDLAPTPDDIPKYLLLFGDGSYDNKDRLPDNTNFIPTYQSANSHTPTASYVSDDYYGLLDDSEGKWQSGDPDLVDIGVGRLPVKNQAEAKAAVDKIIHYQHPTSTLGDWRNTVCFVADDEDSNLHMSQSDQLAVYVDTNYRDYNVNKIFFDSFQQLSTSGGQRYPDVTDAINRQVEQGALLVNYTGHGGELGWAHERVLDVPDIQGYKNLDNMPVFMTATCEFSRYDDPGRTSAGEYLFLNPSGGGIALFSTVRLVFAVPNFQLNQKFLQRLFVEINGELPRMGDLYRLTKVASGSSVNNRNFALLGDPALRMAYPQEVVKTTGINSKPLAGLNDTLKAMDKVTISGEVTDRNGAKLTSFNGVVFPTIYDKPVSVNTLSNDGGNPFKFQLQKNIIYKGKAQVTNGDFSFTFVVPRDIAYQFGRGKISYYAHDGNSDAHGSYIDFLIGGTSDSTIADNEGPEIDLYMNDKQFVFGGITDENPTLLAYVRDSSGINTVGNGIGHDITAILDGNTEKTIVLNDYYEADLNQYQSGMVEYPLSELEEGRHSLKFKVWDVLNTSSEAYTEFVVAKSADIALEHVLNYPNPFTTKTQFFFDHNQPGQTLQVQVQIFTVSGKLIKTLNTVVQTEGFRSDPIQWDGKDDFGDAIGKGVYVYQLTVQNETGKVAEKTEKLVILK, from the coding sequence ATGATTCAACCTACAATAAAGCGTGTTCTTCTTAGCCGTATATCACTGCTGGTTATCCTGGGATTGGGAATAATAGCGCAGAACGCCTGGAGTCAGACATTCAGAAGATCGCTCGATTGGCAGACACCCCAGCAATGGAGTGGTTCCGAAGAAATTAACGAGTTCTTTTTGTATTTCTCCGGTGCGGTGTTTTCGGAAGCTACACGGCTTCCAGTATACCAGGAAGTACTTCCTGTAAAGGGGGATGGTATTGCAGAAATCAAGCTGACCAACGAGGAATATGTTCCCTTATCTGCAGAAGAAATAAAGTTATTGCCTAAGGATGGTCAGCTTCCGGAAACGCCTACACCGGTTACACAAATGGCAAGAAGTCGCAAGGAGCAGGTTGCCATACTGACCATCAACCCCTTCAGAATTGATAAAGAAACAGGAAAATGGACCAAGCTGGTGCGTTTCGAGTTTAACATGAACATGCTCCCTGCGTCGCAACGGAAGTCAACAGCGAAGAAAAATTATGCGAGCCAATCGGTGCTTGCTTCTGGCCAATGGTATAAGGTAGGGGTGAAGGCCAGCGGGGTTTGTAAACTAAGTTATAATGATCTGGTCACCCTGGGACTCTCTCCGGACAATATTGATCCCCGGAATCTTCGTGTGTATGGAAATGGAGGAAGAATGCTTCCGCATGCAAATGCGGCTTTCCGATATGATGATCTTGTTGAGAACGCCATTGAGGTAGTAGGTGAGTCCGATGGTAAATTTGATACGGGTGATTATATCCTGTTTTATGCCCTCGCGCCCGATGGTTGGAACTTTGATGATGCCAAACAGACATTCACACATGAAGTTCATGGCTTTGATTACTCGGCCTATTATTATATCACCGCATCAAACGGACCCGGTAAAAGGGTTCAGAATATGCTGCCTCCTGTCTCGGCTCCGACACATGTGGTGACCAGTTTTGACGATCATCAGTTTCATGAATTGGATGAGGTGAACCTGATCAAATCAGGAAGAGAATGGTATGGTGAGGTCTTTGACATCATCACATCCTGGTCTTTCGGATTCAATTTTCCCAATATTGACAATTCCAGTGATGTCGAGGTCATAGCCAACGTGGCAGCCCGATCCATCAATGTCAACAGTACTTATGACATGAATGTATCCGGTCAGTCGACCTCTATTGTTGTTCCTTCTGTGAGTGGTGTGTATTACAACGAGTATGTCGGACTGGCAACCAGGTCATTTTCCATGACGCCGAATTCAGATCAAATTTCTGTCGACCTGACCTATAATAAACCTGGGGCCTCCGCATCAGGCTGGTTGAATTTTATTGAAGTCCATGCGCGAAGATATCTTCAAATGGTAGGGAACCAGATGCATTTCCAGGATGTTGCTTCTATCGGAACCGGTAACGTTGCAACTTATCAGGTTACAAATGCAACCCCGGCATTAAAGGTTTGGAAGGTTACCGATCCGTTGCAACCGGAAGAGGTTGGCGGTATACTAAATGGTTCCACATGGACAGCGGATTGCAATGCAGATTCTCTCGAACGTTTTGTTGCATTTAATGGGGGAAGTTTTGTTCAACCTACGCTTGTAGGTGCTGTCCTTAATCAGGACCTGCATGGTCTCGCCGCTACAGGCACCTACGATATGCTGATTGTATCTGCGCCTCAGTTTCTGGGTGAAGCCCAGCGCTTGGCGGATTACCATCAGTCTTTTGATAATATCTCCAGTCTGATCGTTACCCCGCAACAGATATATAACGAGTTTTCATCGGGAACCAGGGATATCACAGCTATCCGGGATTATGTTAAGATGTTCTACGACCTGGCACCCACCCCAGATGATATTCCCAAATACCTGCTGCTTTTTGGTGACGGTTCCTATGATAACAAGGACCGGTTGCCTGACAACACCAATTTTATTCCGACGTATCAATCTGCCAATTCACATACGCCAACCGCGTCATATGTTTCGGATGATTACTACGGTTTGCTGGATGATTCGGAAGGGAAGTGGCAGTCCGGTGACCCAGACCTCGTTGATATAGGAGTGGGAAGACTTCCGGTAAAAAATCAGGCAGAAGCGAAAGCGGCGGTTGATAAGATCATCCACTACCAACACCCTACTTCTACCCTGGGTGATTGGAGAAATACGGTCTGTTTTGTCGCCGATGACGAAGACAGCAATCTGCACATGTCCCAGTCGGACCAGCTGGCAGTATATGTGGATACCAATTACCGTGACTATAATGTCAATAAGATATTCTTTGATTCCTTTCAGCAACTCTCCACTTCTGGCGGGCAGCGTTATCCAGACGTTACCGATGCCATCAACAGGCAGGTCGAGCAGGGAGCATTGCTCGTGAATTATACCGGACACGGTGGTGAACTGGGATGGGCGCACGAGAGAGTGTTGGATGTTCCGGATATTCAGGGGTACAAAAACCTGGACAATATGCCGGTATTCATGACGGCCACTTGTGAATTCAGTCGTTACGATGATCCCGGTCGCACTTCCGCTGGAGAGTACCTGTTCCTGAATCCGTCAGGAGGGGGTATCGCATTGTTTTCTACCGTGAGGCTGGTGTTTGCCGTCCCTAACTTTCAGCTTAACCAAAAGTTCCTGCAACGCTTATTTGTCGAAATCAACGGTGAACTGCCAAGAATGGGGGATCTGTACCGATTGACAAAAGTAGCCAGCGGATCTTCTGTAAATAACAGAAACTTTGCGTTGCTTGGCGACCCTGCACTCCGGATGGCATATCCGCAGGAAGTGGTGAAAACAACGGGAATTAACAGCAAACCTTTGGCAGGTTTGAATGACACGCTCAAAGCGATGGATAAAGTTACCATCAGTGGCGAGGTCACCGATAGAAATGGTGCGAAACTCACCTCTTTTAACGGAGTGGTATTTCCCACGATTTATGATAAACCCGTTTCCGTTAACACGTTATCAAATGACGGAGGTAATCCGTTTAAATTTCAACTGCAAAAGAACATTATTTACAAAGGGAAAGCCCAGGTGACGAATGGCGATTTTTCGTTTACATTCGTAGTTCCCAGAGATATTGCATATCAATTCGGAAGGGGAAAGATCAGTTACTATGCACACGATGGTAACAGCGACGCCCATGGGTCCTACATTGATTTCCTGATCGGCGGAACATCCGATAGCACCATCGCGGATAATGAAGGCCCGGAAATAGACTTATACATGAACGATAAGCAATTTGTCTTTGGTGGGATTACAGACGAGAACCCCACTTTGCTTGCGTACGTGCGCGACAGCAGCGGAATCAACACGGTTGGCAATGGCATCGGGCACGACATTACCGCCATCCTTGATGGGAATACCGAAAAGACCATCGTTCTCAATGATTACTACGAGGCAGACTTGAATCAGTATCAAAGTGGAATGGTGGAATATCCTTTGTCCGAACTGGAAGAGGGTCGTCATTCCCTTAAATTCAAGGTTTGGGATGTTTTGAATACCTCATCGGAAGCATACACTGAATTTGTGGTGGCAAAATCCGCCGACATTGCCCTGGAGCATGTATTGAATTACCCGAACCCCTTCACAACAAAAACACAGTTTTTCTTCGATCACAACCAACCCGGACAAACCCTTCAGGTTCAGGTGCAGATATTCACCGTTTCAGGTAAACTCATCAAGACATTGAATACTGTTGTTCAAACAGAAGGATTCAGATCAGACCCGATCCAATGGGACGGAAAGGATGACTTCGGTGATGCCATCGGTAAGGGGGTGTATGTTTACCAACTTACCGTGCAGAACGAAACGGGAAAAGTGGCGGAGAAGACTGAAAAACTAGTGATCCTTAAATAA
- the porV gene encoding type IX secretion system outer membrane channel protein PorV, giving the protein MKNASLNNRSVKWATGSACVLYALFSASATHAQNLTVDSLTGGINTITTAVPFLMIAPDARAGGMGDAGAASTPDPNSLHWNAAKLAFINKVPFGKKDKSRNIGFSMSYIPWLRALVPDINLAYISGYKVLKGNRVSQVVAGSLRYFSLGDITFTDIVGNVTGQFKPNEFAVDFAYGRSLSENWSGGLALRYIYSNLTGGVFVEGNPSHAGRSVAADISAYYQSEVKLFNRDALVAYGISVTNIGAKISYTKNADRDFIPINGRMGGAATFKLDDYNKAMFVADINKLLVPTPPIYNPDGTIKEGKDPDRSIASGMMGSFYDAPGGLAEEIREFNYSVGGEYWYDNQFAIRAGYFYEHQTKGNRKFFTVGAGLKYNVFGLDFAYLIPTQQKHPLENTLRFTLLFDFAGLGSEGGEE; this is encoded by the coding sequence ATGAAAAACGCATCCTTAAATAACCGTTCTGTTAAGTGGGCTACGGGTTCAGCTTGTGTTTTATACGCGCTGTTTTCCGCATCCGCAACGCATGCACAGAACCTAACCGTTGACTCCCTCACCGGTGGCATCAATACCATTACTACCGCCGTGCCTTTTCTAATGATTGCACCGGATGCAAGAGCAGGAGGAATGGGTGATGCCGGAGCGGCTTCAACCCCTGACCCAAACTCATTGCATTGGAATGCAGCCAAGCTGGCATTCATTAACAAGGTGCCATTCGGTAAGAAAGATAAAAGCCGGAACATCGGATTTTCCATGTCATACATCCCATGGTTAAGGGCACTGGTTCCGGATATCAACCTCGCTTATATCTCCGGTTATAAAGTGCTTAAAGGAAACAGGGTTTCTCAGGTGGTGGCAGGGTCTCTGCGCTATTTCTCCCTTGGTGATATCACCTTCACAGATATCGTAGGGAATGTGACCGGTCAGTTTAAACCCAATGAGTTTGCCGTTGATTTTGCTTACGGCCGCTCTTTATCCGAAAATTGGTCGGGTGGATTGGCCCTCAGGTACATTTATTCCAATCTGACAGGTGGTGTTTTTGTGGAGGGGAACCCCAGTCATGCCGGACGATCGGTAGCTGCGGATATCTCCGCATACTATCAGAGTGAAGTGAAATTGTTTAACCGCGATGCGCTTGTTGCTTACGGCATAAGTGTTACCAACATAGGCGCGAAAATATCCTATACCAAGAATGCCGACCGGGATTTTATTCCGATCAACGGCAGAATGGGTGGTGCCGCCACTTTTAAGCTTGATGACTATAACAAAGCCATGTTCGTGGCCGATATCAATAAATTACTTGTACCCACCCCGCCGATCTATAACCCTGACGGAACCATTAAAGAAGGCAAAGATCCGGATCGCTCTATTGCAAGCGGTATGATGGGGTCCTTCTATGATGCTCCTGGTGGTTTGGCCGAGGAGATCAGGGAGTTTAACTATTCCGTGGGCGGAGAGTACTGGTATGATAACCAGTTCGCCATCCGGGCCGGGTATTTCTATGAGCACCAGACCAAAGGAAATCGTAAATTCTTTACTGTGGGAGCTGGCTTGAAATACAATGTTTTCGGATTGGATTTTGCCTACCTCATTCCAACCCAGCAAAAGCATCCGCTGGAAAACACCCTTCGTTTTACCCTGTTGTTTGATTTCGCCGGACTTGGCTCCGAAGGCGGAGAGGAATAA
- a CDS encoding 2-C-methyl-D-erythritol 2,4-cyclodiphosphate synthase, whose protein sequence is MNGFRVGFGFDVHRLEEGQPFWLGGIKVPHTKGSIGHSDADTLIHAICDAMLGACALGDIGQHFPDNDPSLKGIDSKILLKKITALVAEQGYELVNVDATIALQKPKVATFIPDMRKSLADVIGVDVGQVSVKATTTEKLGFEGREEGVSAYAVVLLSKSNH, encoded by the coding sequence ATGAACGGTTTTCGCGTTGGATTCGGATTTGATGTCCACCGCCTTGAAGAGGGCCAGCCGTTCTGGCTCGGTGGGATCAAGGTTCCTCATACCAAAGGTTCCATAGGGCATTCTGACGCAGACACCCTTATTCACGCCATATGTGATGCCATGCTTGGTGCCTGTGCACTGGGAGATATCGGCCAGCACTTTCCTGATAATGACCCTTCACTGAAAGGAATTGACAGTAAAATTCTTCTGAAAAAGATTACTGCTCTGGTTGCAGAACAAGGCTATGAACTGGTCAATGTGGATGCCACCATCGCCCTCCAAAAACCCAAAGTCGCAACATTTATCCCTGACATGCGAAAGTCCCTTGCAGACGTCATCGGTGTGGATGTAGGCCAGGTTTCCGTAAAGGCCACCACTACCGAGAAACTTGGTTTTGAAGGAAGGGAAGAAGGCGTATCAGCCTATGCCGTCGT